Below is a genomic region from Lampris incognitus isolate fLamInc1 chromosome 2, fLamInc1.hap2, whole genome shotgun sequence.
CAAACCAGCCTCTCCTCCCTCTACCAGCAGTAGGCAGTGAATCACAACAGCAGCggggagaggagaacagaggacaGGATGAATGACTGATAGACTGATGTCTTGTGTTTTTCAGTCTTGCTAAACTTCACTTAGTATACTGATGTTAGGaatattatttattttactaaaatTTTAGATTTCTTTCCAGTCAGATATCATTGAGTTTATAGTGACTTTGCTGTTGTGAACATTACTGTTACTATTCTAGAAACAGTATTTAGTTGTATTTAAAATATAAATCCATTCTAATCTTGTTCTGCAATTATTCATTTTTAAAAattataattaaaaaaacaatTCTTTAGTAATGAAAAAGAGTATTGATAAAGAACAGGGCCgacaggcgtctgggtggcgtggcggtctattctgttgcctaccaacacagggctcgccggttcgaatccccatgttgcctctggcttggtcgggcatccctacagacacaattggccatgtctacaggggggaagctggatgtgggtatgtgtcctggtctctgcactagcgcctcctctggccggtcgaggtgcctgtttgagggggagggggaactggggggagtagtgtgatcctcccacatgctatgtccccctggtgaaactcctcactgtcaggtgaaaagaagcggctggtgactccacatgtatcaggggaggcatgtggtagtctgcagacctccccaggtcagcagagggggtggagcagcaaccaggacggctcggaagagtggggtaattggccaagtacaactggggagaaaaagtgggaaacaaatccaaaaaaaaaaaaaaaaaaaaagaactgggcCGACAAGAGTATGGATAAGATAAAGATAAAATCCAAACATATCTGTCCCTACAGCTGGATAATGGCTTCACCCTGACTTTGGGAGGATGAGCAAATCACAGTTCAACTCCCTTCACTATAAGCCTCGTTTAACCAGTGTTATtttttgattattattttttatggCGCACGGTACGATCACTCACAAAAATTAAGGCTTACTTCATTTCCCCAATATTACAGTGCAACTTATATCATTCATGTAGATCTTAATAAATAAAAGTTAAAGATTTTTCAAACATTGTTCATTTCGGACGGCATCACATTTTTTTCCCGGGGGAATCCTACGGTCAGCTGCCACCACAAAAAGAATCTAATTCTGTGGGAAACACTACTAGCAGTCAAGTCCTACAGACTCTGTAAGAAAGAGAATTCACTTTTAAGGGCTTTGATTGCTTCACGCAACATTTGTTACAGGTTGTCCTCTTTTGCCCATCTGTCATGTAGCTGTACAGGAATAATTGAAGATCCTTTTAAAATAGTATCAGGTCACAAACCTCCATATCTGCACCTTCTGCGCCATGCTCcctatcccactctctctccttcttctcatcttcctcctcatcctgtttctccatctctccatccatctcccCCTCCAAGCTCTCCAATCCTGTCCACTGCCTGTCTGAGCTGATAGGGCCCCCTTGTGGAGCTGGAGAGTCTTTGGATTCTATGTGCTGTGCTATGTCCCCTGGAAGAGCTGTGCCAGGGGAGtctgtggagtgagatgtctctGAAAACTGTGTGTCCTTCGGGCCTGTGTCTCCTGTGCACGTGGCAGTGGGGAGGGAAGGGTCAAGCCTACGGGGGGCATGTAACGACTCCAGGTGCGTTTGAGAGTCCAAACCAGATGTTGCTGAATTATGGACTGCCTCTGTATCTAAGCAACCCTCCCCATCGTAAACTGCCCTCTCCATATCAATGTGGTTttcagtctctctgtgggacccaTCCTTTGAACCCTGCCCATGACAGGGCCCTCGGCTCCCCCCAAATTTTAAtgatcctggtgtgtgtgtgttggggccgTTCTCACTGCAGGGTTCCAAAGAGACAGATGTCAAAACTCCATTGGCTGACTCTGGCACGTCTGTGCCAATCACAGGGAAGAGACTCATCCCTCCACCTGCTATATTAGAGAAAGAGAATATCAGATAAACAACCAATTGAGAGAAGTCACATCCCAGCAGTGCTTTTCACAGGCTATGTTTAGACTGCAGGCAAAATCGATTCATTTCTCAAATCCAATTCATGGGACTGACTGTCCACACTGTTATTTCTAAGTGATCAGGTCAGATTTTTGTGTT
It encodes:
- the borcs6 gene encoding BLOC-1 related complex subunit 6 isoform X1, translating into MSLFPVIGTDVPESANGVLTSVSLEPCSENGPNTHTPGSLKFGGSRGPCHGQGSKDGSHRETENHIDMERAVYDGEGCLDTEAVHNSATSGLDSQTHLESLHAPRRLDPSLPTATCTGDTGPKDTQFSETSHSTDSPGTALPGDIAQHIESKDSPAPQGGPISSDRQWTGLESLEGEMDGEMEKQDEEEDEKKEREWDREHGAEGADMEPTRQYSSSAPGPRTTSSPPPSLPSDSSPCPPHVMAQVRVRNVPERDRIVRGMQDSKSLDEISQACGADCSGPIHRSRGSARRPADIPPIDPAVLLDLQRHTQDVAHSVEIMMRSLNGTIQNMTALSVGYIQTYRDSVDSLGESVDMSIKGMYTLMARCEELDRSMQPIHTLAAQIRDIKRTLDALEAICK